A single genomic interval of Romboutsia ilealis harbors:
- a CDS encoding helix-turn-helix transcriptional regulator, producing MNFIISVLKDFYECCNIPVKAISSEFDDIYKIGYNDYFEEIFPLEQIKDLINHSSSHLNINLGKNINIYYKVVSISKFNKNKGFFVLGPISNKPVGSTSHNIPYRSLECSNYMSKLILNIADDKFDKNMNNKLFNPYIRKAIEYVHENYSQDITIDSLCNYLDINKSYFCSLFKKYTGNTFSYFLNHLRIEKSKKLLIDTNLNLLDIAITVGFNNQNYYSMVFKKYTNMSPSKYRASISLEE from the coding sequence ATGAATTTTATAATTTCAGTACTCAAAGATTTTTATGAATGTTGCAATATCCCTGTAAAGGCTATTTCAAGTGAGTTTGATGATATATATAAAATTGGATACAATGATTATTTTGAAGAAATATTTCCACTAGAACAAATAAAAGATTTAATAAATCATTCAAGTAGTCATTTAAATATCAATTTAGGCAAAAATATAAACATTTATTATAAGGTTGTAAGTATTTCTAAGTTTAATAAAAATAAAGGTTTCTTTGTATTAGGACCTATATCAAATAAACCTGTTGGTAGTACTTCGCATAATATACCTTATCGTTCTTTAGAATGTTCTAATTATATGTCTAAGCTCATTTTGAATATAGCTGATGATAAATTTGATAAGAATATGAATAATAAATTGTTTAATCCTTACATAAGAAAGGCTATAGAATATGTTCATGAAAATTATAGTCAAGATATAACAATTGACTCATTATGTAATTACTTAGATATCAATAAGAGCTATTTTTGTAGCTTATTTAAAAAATATACTGGAAATACATTTTCATATTTTTTAAATCACTTAAGAATTGAAAAAAGTAAAAAGCTTTTAATAGATACTAATTTAAACCTACTCGATATTGCAATAACTGTTGGTTTTAATAATCAAAATTATTATAGTATGGTGTTTAAAAAATATACAAATATGAGTCCATCTAAATATAGAGCTTCTATTTCTTTAGAAGAATAA